A genomic region of Campylobacter corcagiensis contains the following coding sequences:
- the accB gene encoding acetyl-CoA carboxylase biotin carboxyl carrier protein has translation MKIDEIKELMKFFEASGIGKVKIKQDDFEIELKRSVEVPEFTPDMCPTPIPQAVTPQPINLVVNGSEAHPKKDSTINSPMVGTFYMAPSPGAKPFVSVGQTIRKGEVVGIIEAMKIMNEIEAEFDCRVLDILVADGQPVEYDMPIIEVEKL, from the coding sequence ATGAAGATAGATGAGATAAAAGAGCTTATGAAATTTTTTGAAGCCTCAGGCATTGGAAAGGTTAAAATAAAACAAGATGATTTTGAAATAGAGCTAAAAAGAAGTGTAGAAGTACCTGAATTTACTCCAGATATGTGTCCTACACCAATTCCACAAGCTGTAACTCCCCAGCCTATAAATTTAGTGGTAAATGGTAGTGAGGCTCATCCTAAAAAAGATAGTACGATAAACTCACCTATGGTAGGAACATTTTATATGGCCCCAAGCCCTGGAGCAAAGCCTTTTGTAAGCGTTGGACAGACTATTAGAAAGGGTGAAGTTGTTGGAATTATCGAAGCTATGAAGATAATGAATGAGATAGAAGCTGAGTTTGACTGTAGGGTTTTGGATATTTTAGTTGCTGATGGTCAGCCAGTTGAGTATGATATGCCAATCATTGAGGTGGAGAAGCTATAA
- the dcd gene encoding dCTP deaminase has translation MGLKSDGWIKEQSLKNEMITPFCEENIGSGVVSYGLSSYGYDIRVADEFKIFTNVGGTVVDPKNFDEKNVVDFKGDICIVPPNSFALARTVEYFKMPRNVLAICLGKSTYARCGIIVNVTPFEPGFVGHITIEISNTTPLPAKIYANEGIAQVLFLEGDEPCLVSYDEKKGKYQSQTGITLPKILK, from the coding sequence ATGGGTCTAAAAAGTGATGGGTGGATAAAAGAACAAAGCCTTAAAAATGAGATGATAACGCCGTTTTGTGAGGAAAATATAGGAAGTGGTGTAGTAAGCTATGGGCTTTCAAGTTATGGGTATGATATAAGAGTAGCTGATGAGTTTAAAATTTTTACAAATGTTGGTGGAACAGTCGTTGACCCAAAGAATTTTGATGAAAAAAATGTTGTGGATTTTAAAGGTGATATCTGCATAGTTCCACCAAATTCTTTTGCTTTAGCTAGAACTGTTGAGTACTTTAAAATGCCTAGAAATGTCCTAGCAATCTGCCTTGGCAAAAGCACATACGCAAGATGTGGAATAATAGTAAATGTAACGCCATTTGAACCAGGATTTGTTGGGCATATCACAATTGAAATTTCAAACACAACCCCACTTCCAGCTAAAATTTACGCAAACGAAGGAATTGCTCAAGTACTATTTTTAGAAGGCGATGAGCCATGTCTTGTAAGCTATGATGAAAAAAAAGGCAAATACCAGAGCCAAACAGGAATAACTCTACCTAAAATACTAAAATAA